In Candidatus Fusobacterium pullicola, the genomic stretch CTTGAAGAGCTAAGTTTGGTCTAATATAATCTCCAAAACTAACAAATTTCAAAGTTATGTTTTCCTTTTTTAATTCATCTCTCACTGTTTCCCAAACAATACTTTCATCTCCATTGATTCCTAGTTTAATTATATTTTCTTGAGAAATTTTTTCACCACCACAGTTAACAAAAAGTAGTGTTAGAATTGATGTAATAATGATATATTTTAATTTTTTTAACATAGTATCTCTCCTTTTATATTTTAGTGTTTAATTTTTTGAATAAGTTTTTCCCCTATCCATTGTATAGTTGTAATCATAAGAATTAAGATTATAATAGTTACTACCATAATATCTGTTTTAAAATGTTGATATCCATATCTGATGGCAAAATCTCCAAGTCCCCCACCACCAACTGTACCAGCTACTGCAGAAAAACTAATAAGACTAACTGTTGTAATAATTAGAGCATATATGATTTCTGGGAGAGCTTCTCTTAGAAGAACCCTATAGATTATTTCAAATGGAGAGGAACCCATAGCATAAGCTGCTTCAATTACTCCAGAATCTACACTAGATAGAGCTGATTCAATTTGTCTAGCTATAAATGGAGCTGACCCAAAGATTAAAGGAACAATCGCTCCCTTTAGTCCTATTGTAGTTCCTACTATAAATCTAGTTACTGGGATTAAAGCTGCTAATAGAATAACAAAGGGAATAGACCTTAATATATTTATTATTCTAGCTAAAGTTGTATTTATAAAGGTATTTTCTAAAATACCATTTTTTTTAGTAACAGCTAGGGCTATTCCTAAAATTATACCAATGAGAGTTGAAATTATACCAGCTATAAATACCATTATAATTGTTTCTCCAAGTGCTGTATAAAGTTCTTCACGATAGTATATTACATTTTTTAAATATTTATATGCAAATTCCAACATTTTTTAAAACCTCCGTATCTATATTGTTTTGGTTTAAGTAGTTTATGGCATTTGAAACCTTTTCTTCACTTCCTTCAAATTTAACAATGAGATTTCCAATAGATGTTCCTTTAATAATTTCA encodes the following:
- a CDS encoding ABC transporter permease — translated: MLEFAYKYLKNVIYYREELYTALGETIIMVFIAGIISTLIGIILGIALAVTKKNGILENTFINTTLARIINILRSIPFVILLAALIPVTRFIVGTTIGLKGAIVPLIFGSAPFIARQIESALSSVDSGVIEAAYAMGSSPFEIIYRVLLREALPEIIYALIITTVSLISFSAVAGTVGGGGLGDFAIRYGYQHFKTDIMVVTIIILILMITTIQWIGEKLIQKIKH